CCTCGGCGGGCCGATGGGCGATGCCTGGAAAGAGCAGATCCACGAATACCGCCGGCTCACGGAGGTTCATCCGGGCGACCCCTTGTACCGTTTTCTCTATGCGAAGTCGATCGCCGGCTTCGAGACGCCCGAAGCGATCCACTTATTCGATGAGTTACTGAAAGGTGAAGCGGCGATCCCGCAGGCCCACCTCGAGCTGGCGTCCATTTACAGTTGGGGCGCGTTCGCGGATCCCGGGAAGGTGGCCGCTCATCTCAACGAGTACCGCGCGGCTTGCCCGGACTCCGTGGAGCCCTTCCGGTACTGGCGCCGCACCAACGATCAGGCCCGATTGGAGCGCGGCGCGCAGCAACTACGGAAACTGCTCGATCCGCCAACGGCCGGCGACGTGCAGCGTCTTGACGCCTGGGAGACTCTGTGGGCCATGGAGTTCCGTGGCCGCCCCGCCAGCGGGCATGATGCGCTGCGCCAACGCGTGGCGGCGGATATTCGGGGCCTGGCGGCACTGCCGTTGCCGGATTCGATCCGCAAGATACGCCAGCTCCAGGAGGGCTACCGGCTGTTGAACAACCCGGAGGCCGTTCGCCGGCTCGACGACGAACTGCTCGAGAAATTCCCAGAAACGCGTACGGCGATGCAGATCGTGCAGTCGCGGTTCCACGAGGCGAACCCGTATCCGCGCAGCAAGGTCCGGCGGGACGAGATCGAGTGGGCGCGCAAGCAGCGGGAAGCGGCTCGGGAATGGGCTGCGCGATGGCCCGGCGCGGCGAGCCCGTACAGCAACTGGCTGGGCGCGTTGGCTCTCCTCGATGAAGTGGAGCCGGCGGAGTTCGAGGAAGTAGCTGGTAAGTTGTTGAGTAACTACGAAAGCCAGATCGACGAGTTCCGTTCGTTCCCGCCGATCCACTACCGCATTGCCGACGTGTCGTTCCGCCACGACATCGGCATCGAACGTGTGCCGCGCCTGATCCGTGCGGGCACGCTCGAACTCGACGCGCACCGGGAGAAGGGCTCCGCCTCGGACGCGGATTCCCGCGACGGCGGAGAGGGCAACTACGGACTCTGGTTCTCGCAGGGAGCGCCGATGCATCTGGTGGCTGAACTGCGGCTGGGGCATCCGGAAGAAGCGCGGCGCGTCTTGCGCGAGTTGGAGGCTTACGATCTGGCCAACCCTCCGCAGGGAGAACGGCGGGATCGCACGTCGGCCATGCGGAAGGAGATCCTTTGGGAAATGCGCGGGCAGTTGGCGGAGAAGGAAGGGCGGACTGCCGACGCGGCCGTCTTCTATCTGCGCGCCCAAGCTTTGCGGACCGCCCCGCCCGGCTCGCGGCGATCGCATCGTGTGGACGTGGGCCGTAGGGCGGGCGAACTATGGAAGCAGGCCGGCGGGACAGCCGAGGGATTGCAGGCGCTCGCGGAGCGCGATGTGGCCGCGACGGAGGGTGAAGGCTGGCGGAAATCCAGCCGCACACTGCCCGATTTCGAAATCACGGACACCGCCGGCCGGATCTGGCGGACTCGCGACCTGAAAGGCAAACGCGTCTTCATCAACTTCTGGGCGACCTGGTGCGGCTGGTGTCATCCGGAGCTGCCGGAGGTGCAGAAGCTCTACGAGCAGACCAAGCGCCATGACGGCATCGCTGTCATATCGCTGAACCTGGATGACAACCCGGGGCTCATTGAGCCGTACATGGTCGAGAAGGGCTACACGTTTCCCGTGCTGCCGGCGCTGGCTTTGATGGAGCGGTTGTCCCTGGCGATTTCGTTGCCGCGGAATTGGGTGACGAACGCGGACGGGATCGTCGAGTGGGAGCAGCACGGTTTCCAACTGGCCTCGCCGCCTTCGCAGTGGCTCCGCGGCCGCGCGCTGGAGTTGCTCGAAGCGAAGTAGCTCCGCGCCGCGCCCGCGCAGTGCGACAATCCATGACATGCGCGCAACATTTCACGGATCGCCTGGCCCTGTCCGCTGGAAGACGAGATAGGCCCAATGCGCTGGTCCGGACTCTTCATACCGACGCTCCGCGAGGCTCCCGCCGACGCCGAGGTGGCAAGCCACAAGCTGCTGCTGCGAGCCGGCTACGTTCGTCAACTGGGCGCGGGGCTCTACAGCCACCTCTTTCTGGCGCGCCGGGCGATGCGCAAGATCGAACGAATCGTGCGTGAGGAGATGGACGCGATCGGCGCGCAGGAGATCCATCTGCCCGCGCTGCATCCCTCTGAAGTGTGGCGGCAATCGGGCCGTTGGGACGCGATGGGCGACAACATGTTCCGCCTGCGGGACCGGTGGGGCCGCAATCTATGCCTCGGGATGACGCACGAGGAAGTGATCGCGGCGCTGGCCCTCGGCGAGCTTCGCAGCTACAAGCAGCTTCCCCAGATGTGGTACCAGATCCAAACCAAGTTCCGCGATGAGCCGCGTCCGAAAGCCGGCCTGCTGCGAGTGCGCGAGTTCCTGATGAAGGACTCTTACTCGTTCGACATCGACGCCGCCGGGCTCGACGCCTCCTATGCCAGACACTACGACGCCTACACGCGGATCTTCGCGCGCTGCGGGCTCGACGTGATCGTGGTGGAAGCGCACTCGGGCGCGATGGGCGGTAGCCGGTCCCACGAGTTCATGGTGCGGTCCGAGGCGGGGGAAGATTTCGTGGTCACCACTGCCAGCGGGAGCTACGCGGCGAATCTCGAGAAGGCCGTGTCCATCGCCGCGCCGCCGCCGAAACCGGACCCCGAGGGCGACCTCGAGCCCGGCGAGTTCCACACGCCGGGACAGAAGACGATCGCCGAAATCGCGGCATTCACCGGGCTGCCGCCGCAATCGCAGATGAAAAGCCTGGTGATGGTGGCCACGGCGGATGGGAAGGATACGCCGGCACTCGCGGTGGTGCGGGGCGACCATACGCTCAGCGAAACGAAGCTCGCGGGTGTGCTGGGCGCGGCCGAGGTGCGTCCGGCGCATCCCGAGGAGATCCGCGAATGGTTCGGGGCCGGCGCGGGTTCACTCGGTCCGGTTCGCGCGCCCATTCGCGTCCTGGCGGATTCCGCGCTCCAGGGGCGGCGGAACATGATCTGCGGTGCGAATCGCGACGACTACCATCTGCGTCACGTCACGCCGGGCGAGGACTTCACCTGCGAGTTTCACGATCTGCGGCAGGCCGCGGCAGGCGACACCTCGGCAGCCACCGGCGAGCCGCTCTCGGTGGATAAAGCCATGGAGATCGGGCACATCTTCCAACTCGGCTACAAATACTCTGAGGCGTTCGGCCTCCGGGTGCTGGACGCGGCCGGCAAGGAGGTGACGCCGATCATGGGGTCGTACGGCATCGGCATGGAACGGATCCTGTGCGCGGCGATCGAACAGCGGAACGACGCGGCAGGCATGATCCTGCCGCGCGCCATCGCCCCGTTCGAAGCGGTAGTGACTCCGGTCAGCGCCGCCGAGCCCGCGCAGATGCAGGCGGCGGAGGCGATCTACGCGGCACTGCGCGAACGCGGCGTCGACGTGCTGCTCGACGATCGGGACGAACGGCCCGGCGTCAAATTCAAAGACGCGGACTTGATCGGTGTCCCGTGCCGTGTCACCTGCGGACGCGGGCTCGCGCAGGGCAAGGTGGAGGTGACGGTCCGCGCCAGCGGCGAGAAGTTCGAGGCCGAAGTCGCTGAAGCGGCAGCGGCTGTGGAGCGCGTGCTTGGCGACTGAACCGAACTGGGCAGAGGTGCGGAAACAGTTCCCGGCCCTCGCCAACTGGACCTACCTCAACACGGCCACCTACGGTCAGACACCGGCCCGCGCCGTGGAGGCGATGGCCCGCCACCTTGCCCATCGCGACGAACTTGCCTGCTCCGACTTTCTTTCGTGGTTCGACGATGCCGATCGGCTTCGCGGCGCCATCGGCCGGCTCATCGGGTGCCGCGCCGAAGACGTGGCGTTCCTGGCCACCGCTGCCCAGGCGCTCTCGCTGCTCATCGGCGGCATCGACTGGGTTCCAGGTGACCGCGTTCTCACCGCGCGCGACGAATTCCCGAACAACGTGTACTATCCGGCGCTGCTTGCCGGGCGCGGCGTGGAGTTTGTGGAGGTCCCGGCCTGCGAATTGATCGATGCCATCGACGAGCGCACGCGCCTCGTCGCCGTGAGCACCGTGAGCTACGTTACCGGGCGGCGCCCGGATTGCGAAGCGCTCGCTCGCCGCGTGGAGAAAAGCCGCGCCCTCCTCTACGTGGACGGCACGCAAAGCGTCGGCGCGCTGCGCATGGACGCGGCCAGGCTCCGCCCGGCCATGATGGCCGTGGATGCGTACAAGTGGATGCTTACGCCGAACGGCGCCGGCTTCGTCTATGTGGATCCGGACGTCCGCCGGTGGCTCCAGCCGAACGTCGTCGGTTGGCGTAGCCATCGCGACTGGCGCTCTGTGGACAACTTGCACCACGGAGCGCCGGATTTCCCCGATGCGGCGGAGAAGTACGAGGGCGGAATGTTGCCGTTTCCCGCGCTATACGCGCTGGAGGCTGCTGTGGAGATGATGCTCGAGCTGGGCCCGGAGGCGATCGAGAGGCGCGTCCTCGCCCTGGCCTCCGAGTGCCAGTCGAGGCTCGAATCGCTCGGGGCGGAAGTGGCGGCTCCCGGGTCGCCGGTGATCTCGGCGCGTTGGGCGGGCCGGGATTCACCTGCTTTGGCTCGCGCGCTGCGGGAGCAGCGGGTGCTCGCGTCGGCGCGGCACGGGTGGCTGCGGCTCTCCACTCACTTCTACAACAACGAAGAGGACCTCGATCGGCTCGAGATCCTCCTGCGCCGTCTCTGATAGCCTGCGATTTTCGCCGGCGCCGCCAGCGGCGCCGTACTCGATGGAATCTCTATGAGTTCCAGTACCGCTGCCCTCCTCCGCGGTCCGCTCAAGCGGGGCCGATCCCGCCGCGCCCAGCCGAAAAGTAGGTGACGAACTCCACCGTGTGGCCATCGGGATCCTGGCAGAAGACCTGCGCGAAGCCCAGCGCGTCGTTGCTCCCGCGCTGATAGGCCACGCCGGCCTCGTCCAGGCGCGCGCGGACCGCGGCCAAGTCAGCCACTTCAAGCGCCATGTGATCGGAGCGGCTGATCCGCCCGGCGGCTCCGCGCCGTTCCACGTTCTGCTCGATCAGGTGAAGCTGGCGGTCGCCGATGGCGTACCAGGCGCCTGCGAAGTCGAAGGCGGGCCTTTCGATCTCGGGAAGGCCGATCACCTCGCCGAAGAAGCGCCGCGAAGCGGCGAGATCGGCCACTGCGTAGGAGACGTGGTGGAGACGCAAAATCTTCATGGTCTGGATGTAAGTTTTTCATGCTCGCGGGCTGGTTTGCAAAGAATTTGTAAAGGCCGCCGGTTTCTGAATCCAAATTGCGAAATACCTCGTCTGTTCTCCGTGAGACCGGTTGAAAGAGGAAATCGCGGAACCCGGTGAGCTGAAGCGATTCCGATTTACGCGTACATATGACGTCCGGTCCACAGACGGGAGAACAACAATGACGAAACGGCAACCAACCGACGAAATGACGGCCATCCTGAACCGCAGGAGGCTCCTCGAAGAGAAGCTCGACGAACTGACGAGCACGCTGGTAAAGCGCGACGAACTGGCGGTGGAAATCCTGCCCGACGCGCTCGATCAGGTGCAGTCCAACACCGCTCGGGAGCTGAGCAGCCGGCGGCTGGACACGCAGGCGCGGCTGATCCGCGAACTACGGCGGGCCATCGAGCGGATGGAGCAGGGCGTCTACGGCATTTGCGAGGAGTGCGAGGATCCCATTTCCCCGCGCCGCCTGGATGCGATGCCATTCGCGCGGCTGTGCATCCGCTGCCAGGAGCAGGCCGAATCGCACTCCCACGACGACGAGGACGTGCTCGAAGAAGCCGCCTGAACGGCGGCGGAACCGTTCCCCTCCGAGCGCCGTCCAACGGGCAGAGCTAAAATCGATGCGCGCAAGAACATTCCATTCGGTAGCCGGGCCGGCGGCAGTCCTCCTTCTCCTCCACTGCATTACCGCCGGCCCGGCGCGGGGGGAGGATCCTCCCAAGCCGGAATCCGGCTCCGCGCCGGCGGCGCCGGCCGCGCCGGAATCGGATGTGGTGTTCCGCAGCGACGTTTCGCTGGTGCGCGTGGACGTACAGGTGCTCGACCGCGGCAATCGCGCCGTGGCGGGTCTCGATGCCGAGGACTTCATTCTCGAAGAAGAAGGACGCCCACGGGAGATCCGCAACTTCGTCCGTGAGGACATGCCCGTGGATGTGCTGTTTTTGCTCGATGTGAGCGGCAGCATGCGGATGAATATCGAGCGCGTGGCGACGGCGTCCCACCGGGCGTTTCAGGTGCTCGGCCCGAATGATCGCGTCGCCGTGATGGTGTTTGACCGGATGACCCGCGTGCGCTCCGGGTTCCGGCCGCAGCGGGAAGGCCCACGCGAGCTGGACGACGTCATCCGCCAGGAATCCTTCAACGGCGGCACCGACATCCTGCGCGCCTTGCTGGACGCCACCCGGTACATGGAGCGAAGCGCCCGCCGCGAAGCGCGCCGCGCAATCATTATCGTCACCGATGACCAGACCGAGTTCGACCGCGACGATCGCCGTGTGGGCCGCGCGCTCACGCAGTCCGATACCGTCTTGTTCGCGCTACTGGCGCCGAACGTAATGGGGCCCGGCCGGGGCCGCGGCGGAAACTATCCAACCTCGCGGCGCGGGCGCTACCCGGGAGGCGGTTGGCCCGGTGGAGGCGGCGGCTGGCCGGGTACAGGCGGCGGTTGGCCGATCC
This DNA window, taken from Bryobacteraceae bacterium, encodes the following:
- a CDS encoding TlpA disulfide reductase family protein; translation: MRLACLSLIAAVLAAAETFPCASPPDVNAFLADTDNRASVPYRERRASAEARLAEMLEKHPRDLALHLRRRTLLGGPMGDAWKEQIHEYRRLTEVHPGDPLYRFLYAKSIAGFETPEAIHLFDELLKGEAAIPQAHLELASIYSWGAFADPGKVAAHLNEYRAACPDSVEPFRYWRRTNDQARLERGAQQLRKLLDPPTAGDVQRLDAWETLWAMEFRGRPASGHDALRQRVAADIRGLAALPLPDSIRKIRQLQEGYRLLNNPEAVRRLDDELLEKFPETRTAMQIVQSRFHEANPYPRSKVRRDEIEWARKQREAAREWAARWPGAASPYSNWLGALALLDEVEPAEFEEVAGKLLSNYESQIDEFRSFPPIHYRIADVSFRHDIGIERVPRLIRAGTLELDAHREKGSASDADSRDGGEGNYGLWFSQGAPMHLVAELRLGHPEEARRVLRELEAYDLANPPQGERRDRTSAMRKEILWEMRGQLAEKEGRTADAAVFYLRAQALRTAPPGSRRSHRVDVGRRAGELWKQAGGTAEGLQALAERDVAATEGEGWRKSSRTLPDFEITDTAGRIWRTRDLKGKRVFINFWATWCGWCHPELPEVQKLYEQTKRHDGIAVISLNLDDNPGLIEPYMVEKGYTFPVLPALALMERLSLAISLPRNWVTNADGIVEWEQHGFQLASPPSQWLRGRALELLEAK
- a CDS encoding proline--tRNA ligase; protein product: MRWSGLFIPTLREAPADAEVASHKLLLRAGYVRQLGAGLYSHLFLARRAMRKIERIVREEMDAIGAQEIHLPALHPSEVWRQSGRWDAMGDNMFRLRDRWGRNLCLGMTHEEVIAALALGELRSYKQLPQMWYQIQTKFRDEPRPKAGLLRVREFLMKDSYSFDIDAAGLDASYARHYDAYTRIFARCGLDVIVVEAHSGAMGGSRSHEFMVRSEAGEDFVVTTASGSYAANLEKAVSIAAPPPKPDPEGDLEPGEFHTPGQKTIAEIAAFTGLPPQSQMKSLVMVATADGKDTPALAVVRGDHTLSETKLAGVLGAAEVRPAHPEEIREWFGAGAGSLGPVRAPIRVLADSALQGRRNMICGANRDDYHLRHVTPGEDFTCEFHDLRQAAAGDTSAATGEPLSVDKAMEIGHIFQLGYKYSEAFGLRVLDAAGKEVTPIMGSYGIGMERILCAAIEQRNDAAGMILPRAIAPFEAVVTPVSAAEPAQMQAAEAIYAALRERGVDVLLDDRDERPGVKFKDADLIGVPCRVTCGRGLAQGKVEVTVRASGEKFEAEVAEAAAAVERVLGD
- a CDS encoding aminotransferase class V-fold PLP-dependent enzyme, producing the protein MATEPNWAEVRKQFPALANWTYLNTATYGQTPARAVEAMARHLAHRDELACSDFLSWFDDADRLRGAIGRLIGCRAEDVAFLATAAQALSLLIGGIDWVPGDRVLTARDEFPNNVYYPALLAGRGVEFVEVPACELIDAIDERTRLVAVSTVSYVTGRRPDCEALARRVEKSRALLYVDGTQSVGALRMDAARLRPAMMAVDAYKWMLTPNGAGFVYVDPDVRRWLQPNVVGWRSHRDWRSVDNLHHGAPDFPDAAEKYEGGMLPFPALYALEAAVEMMLELGPEAIERRVLALASECQSRLESLGAEVAAPGSPVISARWAGRDSPALARALREQRVLASARHGWLRLSTHFYNNEEDLDRLEILLRRL
- a CDS encoding VOC family protein, translating into MKILRLHHVSYAVADLAASRRFFGEVIGLPEIERPAFDFAGAWYAIGDRQLHLIEQNVERRGAAGRISRSDHMALEVADLAAVRARLDEAGVAYQRGSNDALGFAQVFCQDPDGHTVEFVTYFSAGRGGIGPA
- a CDS encoding TraR/DksA family transcriptional regulator, whose protein sequence is MTKRQPTDEMTAILNRRRLLEEKLDELTSTLVKRDELAVEILPDALDQVQSNTARELSSRRLDTQARLIRELRRAIERMEQGVYGICEECEDPISPRRLDAMPFARLCIRCQEQAESHSHDDEDVLEEAA
- a CDS encoding VWA domain-containing protein, whose amino-acid sequence is MRARTFHSVAGPAAVLLLLHCITAGPARGEDPPKPESGSAPAAPAAPESDVVFRSDVSLVRVDVQVLDRGNRAVAGLDAEDFILEEEGRPREIRNFVREDMPVDVLFLLDVSGSMRMNIERVATASHRAFQVLGPNDRVAVMVFDRMTRVRSGFRPQREGPRELDDVIRQESFNGGTDILRALLDATRYMERSARREARRAIIIVTDDQTEFDRDDRRVGRALTQSDTVLFALLAPNVMGPGRGRGGNYPTSRRGRYPGGGWPGGGGGWPGTGGGWPIPWPGGGGGGGNYPVPTGRGGGTQSGGSPEIARESGGDSFPVDSATSLETTLERLRQRYALHFVVPDGVKQGEERSIDVRLAASASRRYPGAELRYRRVYLAPATTDATPAEISEDRSVSKAEDQSGGWRRAEKRPGDEADHDSEPKFSRRPPVNETSGPRGPMTGDDPASIRNSGPASDGAWTPIEQKQSGGWRTATPEEVDKAGRNKSDQ